Within Flavobacterium pisciphilum, the genomic segment GTGACATTTGCCCAAAAACGACGAAATTATGAAACAAATCTATAATTCTGACAAACCAATTTTAGCCAAAGAACAAGATAGGTTTAACAGATATAAATTTTCAAAAAGAATTGCTGAAACAATAACTAAAAGAAATGATAATGATGGACTAGTTATTGGTTTATACGGAATTTGGGGAGAAGGTAAGTCTTCAGTTTTAAATATGATTGAAGAAGAACTAAATATCAATGAAGATGTTTTAATTGTAAAATTTAATCCTTGGAGATTTAAAGACGAAGATGCTTTAATTTTAAATTTTCTTAAAAATATTTCAGAAGTACTAAACAAAGAATTAAATACAAAAGCTGAAAAATTTGTAGATTTTTTTAAAAAATATGGAAGTATTACAACTATTTTCAATTTTGATTTATCAAAATTAAGTGAAAATTTTTCTGACACACAATTAGAAGATTTAAAAAATAGAGTAAACGACTTTCTAAAAGAAAGTGATAAGAAAATAGTAGTGATAATCGATGATATTGACCGTCTTGATAAACAAGAACTATTTTCTTTATTTAAACTAATTAAACTAACAGGTGATTTTTCAAAAACATATTATATATTATCGTTTGATGATGAAATGGTAGCTTCTGCAATTGGAGAAAGATTTGCAGAAGGAAATAGAAATTCAGGATATAATTTTCTTGAAAAAATAATTCAAGTTCCTCTTAGAATACCTCAAGCTTTGAGTAAAGATTTATTAAATTACACTTTTGAGTTATTAAATAATATCTTAGATGAAAATAAAATTGATTTAGGAACAAACGAGGAGCAAAATGTTGGATTTTTTATTTCACAAAATTTACTTTTAAAAATAAAAACTCCAAGACTCGCTATTCGGTTTTCAAATTCTTTATCATTTTTAATTCCTCTTTTGAAAGGAGAGGTTAATATTTCTGATTTAATTCTTTTTGAAGGTGTAAAAATATTTTACCCTGAACATTATGAATTCATAAAAAATTCTCCAGAATATTTTATCGAATCATATAATGATGAATTCTCCGACAATAAAAATAATTCAAAAGTTGAAGAATTTAAATCCAAAATTGGAGAATTAGATAGTAACTTATCCAAAAAAGAAAAACAAGCAATATTAAATTTACTAAAAAAAATATTTCCTTATGTAAAAGAAGCTACGGAAAATTATAATTTTAAAAATAGAGATCAAGATTGGACAAAAGAAAAAAGAATAGTTTCCTCTAAATACTTTAACAGATACTTTATTTATAGTGTCCCAAAAGATGATATTTCAGATATTTATTTTGACAATTATATAAGCAGTCTTAATTCAAAAACATTCGATGAAGTTTTAATTGAAACAAGCGAAATATTTAAATATATTGAACCTACTGAATATCTAAACAAAATATATTTTTATGAAGACAATTTAGATTGGAATTCAAGACAAATCGTTTCAAAAATAATTTGTCACAATGAAAATAAGTTTGAAGGTATGAAAGGTGGAGTTTTTATGTTTGCATCTAATAATCCAAAATCTCAAGCTGCAATAACAATTAGTAGAATACTTTTAAAACATATTAATTATTCAGAAAGACTTGAGTTTTCAAAATATTTAATGAAAAGCGGAATACCTTATGATTTTTCAAAAGAAATAAATAGATGGATGCAAGTAGGTCAAACTGAAGACGAAAAAGCAATCAAAACTGCTGATATTTATTTATTGAATAATTTACTTCTTGAGAGAGCCTTAACAGATAGCAATAAAAATAATACTAACATTTTTGAAAAATACGAAAAAAATATTTTTTCATTACTTAATATTTGGTCTGAAAAAAAATTGCAAGAATTGAGAGAATATATAACAGAGTTAATTAATTTGAATCCAAAAATTGTTTCTAAAATAATATATTCATTAACATCAACAATATACAGTTCCTCTAATCCAAATCCTTATAAAATAGATTTTAAAAAAGAGAGTTTTGAATTGCTAAAAAAATATTGTGACATTGTTAATTTTTACAACGTTCTAATTGAGGAATATTCAACCGAGATAGAAGACAAAGAAGTAATCTTTTTTGATGTAGATGAAGGGCAAAGTATTCAAAATGCAATGCGTCAATTTATACATTGGTATAATTTAGAAATTAAATCTTTAACGACTGAAATTAAGGAAAATTAAAAACGTCACATAACAGCCGTTACAAGAGATTTGGGTATTTGGCAACATTTAGAGATGGTTTTGTATTTGTAAAATTTGTACATAATGGAAAAACCTCACATCTTTAGCCCCAAACCTCTTGTAGCACCAGGGCGTTAACCGTTATTTTGCCTCAGAAACTTAACAAAATACAATATTTATGACATTAATTGTTTCTTGGATTGGAGTTGACTCTAGAAAAACATCATCATTATATATTGCTGGAGATAGCAGAATTTCTTGGGCAGATAAAGCAAAATTTGATAATGGAAAAAAAATATTTGGTTGCAAAAATCATCCAGTTATAATTGGATATTGCGGAGATGTTCAATTTCCATCTCTTGCGATTAATCAAATTGTTGAGCTAGCAGATAATGGTTTATTATTTCCTGAAAATTCAACAAATAAAGAAAAGTTTTATTCTTTCAATTTAAAATTAAAAGAGTTATTTGATAAATATCCATCTGAAATAAGGGGTGTAACAGATAAGTCACTAGAAATTATTTTTGCAAGTAGAAATGAAGAGACTGACTTTTTGTGCACAAAAATAAAATGGCTTAAATCAAATAATTCATGGACATTTGAAACCTTACCTTTTTCAAAACATTCTGATAAAATATTTGTTATTGGTTCAGGAAAGAAAGAATTTGAAGCAAAATTTGATGAATTTTTAAAAAGTAACGAAGCAAAAACAAGCAGAGCAGTTTTTCAATGTTTTTGTGAAACGCTGGAAAATATAAATGATACATATTGTGGAGGAGCTCCGCAACTTATAGGATTATACAATAGGTTTAATTCACAACAATTTGGAATTATACATCAGGATAAACTATATTTGAATGGTTTTGAATTAGAAAGTTCAGAAGCTAACAATAAAATTGAATGGAGAAATAAGTTATTTGAAATTTG encodes:
- a CDS encoding KAP family P-loop NTPase fold protein, with the protein product MKQIYNSDKPILAKEQDRFNRYKFSKRIAETITKRNDNDGLVIGLYGIWGEGKSSVLNMIEEELNINEDVLIVKFNPWRFKDEDALILNFLKNISEVLNKELNTKAEKFVDFFKKYGSITTIFNFDLSKLSENFSDTQLEDLKNRVNDFLKESDKKIVVIIDDIDRLDKQELFSLFKLIKLTGDFSKTYYILSFDDEMVASAIGERFAEGNRNSGYNFLEKIIQVPLRIPQALSKDLLNYTFELLNNILDENKIDLGTNEEQNVGFFISQNLLLKIKTPRLAIRFSNSLSFLIPLLKGEVNISDLILFEGVKIFYPEHYEFIKNSPEYFIESYNDEFSDNKNNSKVEEFKSKIGELDSNLSKKEKQAILNLLKKIFPYVKEATENYNFKNRDQDWTKEKRIVSSKYFNRYFIYSVPKDDISDIYFDNYISSLNSKTFDEVLIETSEIFKYIEPTEYLNKIYFYEDNLDWNSRQIVSKIICHNENKFEGMKGGVFMFASNNPKSQAAITISRILLKHINYSERLEFSKYLMKSGIPYDFSKEINRWMQVGQTEDEKAIKTADIYLLNNLLLERALTDSNKNNTNIFEKYEKNIFSLLNIWSEKKLQELREYITELINLNPKIVSKIIYSLTSTIYSSSNPNPYKIDFKKESFELLKKYCDIVNFYNVLIEEYSTEIEDKEVIFFDVDEGQSIQNAMRQFIHWYNLEIKSLTTEIKEN